Proteins found in one Anoplolepis gracilipes chromosome 7, ASM4749672v1, whole genome shotgun sequence genomic segment:
- the LOC140667459 gene encoding uncharacterized protein isoform X2, protein MPRKENTKAKTWERDRRKRMNTYFKTLADLLPPHQEGRKLNKVDILIHATKYIKDLHNRTEELFSTHATEAHKEELVRLKKLVTQLMSRTQLLSTLLKEAGISIPVEPALEKISPLKWSNKINVDDVDKYFDKIEERTKKKEKSMENKVPSKRKSVTSSAPKKLSEEAAVDKNVCNSIENQENRVNCANSKNYNSDNTSNVAETGSKETEHYQNDSVNEATTTDTINTKKKPVEKKIESQKALKKKSKRKDKKKTTLPPVVSTVTNLTPNTLIFSDGKLMPLVAPMTSNIIVNTQQAPTNPIILSSTQQNQMIVMQPLANRVQNSVVSICNHALINTMQKVTLNTVPAIHTNMVVDSHSSVSNVKNIINATKIGGHKGILPKSKDITKTTMTYKMPIPAIHKEKLEKPKDSAVKKESEVKKSCKNHSKNHKSVPSTPEVIEENIERKSSKENSVKVQEDTTAVRKTALKRTLSAESDSVGEPEDKKRKDTNSEVNIAQPIVSKASDFTITCKSIESLKYVIEKIGENIRDEHASTNNEKESSVAESNDTIVQVTNDASLEKTSKTDKLINIVDANYLEVDKEAIEDTVTARTIVSDKFPNELRDTNATDQSSNNFNMSIDNIAEKNDENTDNLGTKSTLTDIDVAEKAVGSDEPKKPCNLGKRFDNLLRATTTKEQQQTQCDAMCTADSNKIILNLDTNTTTTMKSDTAANVIDAVASVPISSSSSSTSSSTSLSTSSSSSSSLASSSSSSSSSSLLSSNVINDETKLAKTAKDDMSKSLSYTSENTFVPISNRTDGLHSDLSNDIFASLQVPSSSHNSESISPTAAFLMSFPLVSSLNGKTEVLDEEMKEDFKYHSQTPPMLLQIGTIEPNSFKIKTSSPSHAIAEKRLKTSCEEKQVASTNTDMIASVECSTTKALPKVMSEETLREPYKIVQTVLTSSLEKPVTTTSAFFSHTSVSFSAVDSSCISSSLTTNQSRSDQLTTTNVLNSVNVVSSQASQVNISASTDKSDIVNCVSQTTANRNPDVAYSGTSNFLPNYSTVSNNLGTPQHTSTSSMYKDAITTAQNLNSASVVSRIETTNGSQNLLDTRLDCATVTTNSSSTTLRSFQVDYSDQGKDKSSQNSSHVTYSSHNKVALIDSGGIVSDHRVDYTSQLDRSLPTTSQSLPNYSAATKECTLPTFPSQDMQPVYNQAKDSHVLLDLNDSQQFGVHKKQDHIIANSHNDYVQAKTISQKDSISYTNGEANETTNASSRNQDYVSKAVSQENPFQRSYIKLSKSTDTSDNPNQPDQKTKLNDVLGSKSQEQQQQQQQQQRHNHIRDSTYVPTKKVDVDSFVQSFQYDVKETMSNSNERTNILNADDTHNNYVSYISSKDNKKTNTVSSITNTMANSNKLTAVQQNVVPRYSQQTSSNYGQSTMTENHTKSTTTVAHNSSNFSITSWTTLSPVTGNSGGGSGGGGGAGGSNNNLLHFEQVQSHPNDNTEAKTICESYNYMPLHKENASFPNQVLISDDYPTVSTGIDKLRQGKIEPQKQTFVDTSKTRNDPSKSRMQSQQSGNDYKSFTDGGKSKNKYSMESDYNMQNEYSTAMGQQTQQHGPKNHQNLSSKQEKMVYAYEPHNFDLAENNVQMKYSIEAYTGANFKYTEKTTQQPSQHKYQTLAQGQISVLSHDNNNYNNNDVKHNQQQQQQQQSHGNNNSGNSNKSKGNQHPQHAVKAPVNWMMTPQVKHNSANIADIILPPIGKELEFCQNNLFTQTPTYNQGTPNQFYNNYDAATAHSFPNLPVLQSDSKRSAETFYSEEQQFPWSPTKNSVHNSVEHVIGQSSIKCIDQHIVPSSLQSLVSDLDLSTNLTEKQNFLFATATPSSRISTEQSKDASIKEKEANSVSGRDLHAILNTQNVQHSASTFLSVSQLVEHEKAEKSHQQQNHQQHHHHHPHQHSQQQQQQQQQQQQQQQQQQQQQQQQQQQQARKHQRKSNTSPRTTSKRQMDIRKSTTTNDNLHQRHEEQKSSGPVFTEQTYQQPQQQQKYQQNNVHWRSRNCKSNYTAEALIGTSVHDAGGHHQDKHASIKFTSNYPQNKFQNGLSAATAVDATVMPINYFSSAPPPDDGTAAGYGQSVVNQNFNTYTYSSNSANSIYPTGNFITSISTNTSNSYMGMQLHENTADYSVQEANSFLLPNMGGTSSSSTANTSSANTISTTANANGKNHQHYGKHPNCDKRSYSTAAKKGKRKSGLEATSMQNLAEFPLTGINSPLEDYHHHSTTFLPPPPPPPPPHANPLYQNHPQTNVYAKTVNGLPPPPPSAMSTQGAAAVGATSFSMNSNMVRGGIVSSNPMAMPHHPSGGTSLTNFNLSTIFPEMNDKVTGYKPSNGIPSGLSQTASNQTATYTQRTNYPSNSLCHLPQPCL, encoded by the exons ATGCCACGAAAAGAGAACAC CAAAGCGAAAACATGGGAGCGAGACAGAAGAAAACGTATGAACACGTACTTCAAAACATTGGCGGATCTTCTACCGCCGCATCAGGAAGGTCGCAAACTCAACAAAGTCGACATTCTAATCCACGctacaaaatacataaaagaCCTGCATAATCGTACCGAAGAATTATTCTCTACTCATGCAACCGAGGCACACA AGGAAGAATTGGTCCGTTTGAAAAAACTCGTGACTCAACTGATGTCTCGTACTCAATTGCTGTCCACTCTTCTCAAAGAAGCAGGAATTTCTATACCAGTTGAACCAGCTCTTGAAAAAATATCCCCTTTGAAATGGTCGAACAAAATTAATGTCGACGatgtagataaatattttgataagatTGAAGAAC GAacaaaaaagaaggaaaaatctATGGAAAATAAAGTGCCTTCTAAGAGAAAGTCTGTGACATCATCGGCTCCGAAAAAGTTGTCTGAGGAAGCTGCTGTCGATAAAAATGTCTGtaattcgatagagaatcAGGAAAATCGAGTGAATTGTGCCAatagcaaaaattataattccgaTAATACAAGTAATGTAGCTGAAACTGGCTCAAAGGAGACGGAACATTATCAAAATG ATTCTGTTAATGAAGCCACCACTACagatacaataaatacaaagaaaaaacctG tggaaaaaaagattgaatctCAAAAggcattaaagaaaaaaagcaaacgtaaagataagaaaaagacGACGTTACCACCTGTAGTCAGTACTGTCACCAATTTAACTCCCAACACTCTCATTTTCTCCGATGGAAAATTGATGCCCTTGGTAGCTCCGATGACatcgaatattattgtaaatacgCAACAAGCGCCAACCAACCCAATTATTCTCAGTAGCACGCAGCAGAATCAGATGATTGTGATGCAGCCTTTGGCAAATCGCGTTCAAAATTCCGTCGTCTCCATATGTAATCACGCTTTGATCAACACCATGCAAAAGGTCACCCTGAACACTGTACCTGCTATTCATACAAACATGGTTGTCGATTCTCATAGTTCGGTATCCAATGTGAAGAATATAATCAACGCCACGAAAATCGGCGGGCATAAGGGCATCTTACCGAAGAGCAAGGATATTACAAAGACGACCATGACTTATAAAATGCCTATTCCGGCGATACACAAAGAGAAACTGGAGAAGCCAAAAGATAGCGCGGTTAAAAAAGAATcggaagtaaaaaaaagttgcaaaaatCACTCCAAGAATCACAAAAGCGTTCCAAGTACGCCGGAAGTGATTGAGGAAAATATCGAGAGGAAATCGTCGAAAGAAAATTCTGTCAAAGTTCAGGAGGACACAACTGCCGTGCGAAAAACCGCCCTTAAACGCACCTTATCCGCAGAATCCGATTCCGTGGGCGAACCGGAGGACAAAAAGCGGAAGGACACAAACAGCGAGGTAAATATCGCCCAGCCAATTGTTTCGAAAGCGTCAGATTTTACCATCACTTGCAAATCTATCGAAAGTTTGAAGTATGTTATAGAGAAGATAGGAGAAAATATTCGAGATGAGCACGCGAGTACGAATAACGAAAAAGAATCTAGTGTCGCGGAGTCAAACGACACGATCGTGCAAGTGACGAATGATGCAAGTCTTGAGAAAACGTCCAAGACggataaattgataaatatcgtGGATGCGAATTACCTCGAGGTGGACAAGGAAGCAATCGAGGATACTGTGACGGCGCGGACTATAGTTTCGGACAAGTTTCCCAATGAATTGCGTGATACGAACGCGACCGATCAATCGTCCAACAATTTTAACATGTCGATAGACAATATAGCGGAGAAAAATGACGAAAACACGGATAATTTAGGCACGAAATCGACCTTAACGGACATTGACGTGGCGGAGAAGGCTGTAGGTTCGGATGAGCCAAAAAAGCCGTGCAATCTGGGCAAGCGTTTCGACAATCTTCTACGCGCGACAACGACCAAAGAGCAGCAGCAGACGCAATGTGATGCAATGTGCACTGCAGATAGCAATAAGATCATTCTAAATTTGGATACGAATACTACGACAACTATGAAGTCCGATACGGCTGCGAATGTTATTGACGCTGTGGCATCGGTACCGATATCTTCGTCGTCATCATCGACATCATCATCAACGTCATTATCAACATCGTCATCATCATCCTCATCATTAGcctcatcatcatcatcatcatcatcatcctcGTTGTTATCTAGCAATGTAATTAACGACGAGACTAAATTGGCAAAAACTGCAAAAGACGACATGTCAAAGTCATTATCGTATACCAGTGAGAATACATTCGTACCAATCAGCAACAGAACTGATGGACTACACTCGGATTTGTCTAATGATATATTCGCATCGTTGCAAGTCCCTTCTAGTTCGCATAATTCGGAATCGATATCGCCTACAGCAGCGTTCTTAATGTCTTTCCCGTTAGTGTCGTCTCTGAATGGCAAGACCGAGGTTCTGGATGAAGAAATGAAAGAGGACTTTAAGTACCATAGCCAGACTCCGCCGATGCTATTGCAAATCGGCACGATAGAGCCAAATAGTTTCAAAATCAAAACATCCTCGCCATCTCATGCAATCGCAGAGAAACGATTAAAGACGTCTTGCGAAGAGAAGCAAGTTGCGTCGACAAACACAGACATGATTGCTTCTGTGGAATGTTCCACGACAAAGGCGTTACCAAAAGTGATGAGCGAGGAGACGTTGCGAGAACCGTATAAAATAGTTCAGACTGTTTTAACATCGAGTTTGGAGAAACCTGTGACGACTACCAgtgcatttttttctcataccTCGGTTAGTTTCTCCGCCGTGGATTCCTCGTGCATCTCTTCGAGTTTAACAACAAATCAGAGCCGCTCGGATCAACTGACGACAACGAATGTGCTCAACAGCGTCAATGTCGTTTCATCTCAAGCCTCTCAAGTGAACATTTCGGCATCTACGGACAAGAGCGACATTGTGAATTGCGTGTCTCAAACAACAGCAAACCGTAATCCTGACGTAGCGTATTCCGGGACATCAAATTTTCTGCCAAACTATTCGACAGTGAGTAACAACCTGGGAACGCCGCAACATACATCGACCTCGTCCATGTACAAGGACGCCATCACGACAGCGCAGAATCTAAATTCCGCATCGGTCGTATCGCGTATCGAAACCACCAATGGCTCTCAAAATCTGTTGGACACTCGCCTCGACTGCGCGACAGTAACCACGAATTCCTCGTCCACGACTTTGCGATCTTTCCAGGTGGATTATTCGGATCAGGGAAAGGACAAAAGCTCGCAAAATTCGTCGCATGTTACTTACTCGTCGCACAACAAAGTCGCGCTTATCGATTCTGGTGGCATCGTTTCCGATCATCGTGTCGATTACACCAGTCAGTTAGACCGAAGTCTTCCGACGACATCTCAAAGCCTGCCAAACTACTCTGCAGCAACCAAGGAGTGCACTCTTCCAACCTTCCCCTCTCAGGACATGCAACCCGTGTACAATCAAGCTAAGGATAGCCACGTTCTTTTAGATTTGAACGATTCTCAGCAGTTTGGCGTTCACAAGAAACAGGACCATATTATCGCCAACTCTCATAATGATTACGTGCAAGCAAAAACGATATCGCAAAAGGACTCGATATCATATACAAATGGCGAGGCAAATGAGACTACGAACGCTTCATCGCGGAACCAAGATTACGTCTCGAAAGCAGTGAGTCAGGAAAATCCTTTCCAACGAAGTTACATCAAGCTGAGCAAGAGCACGGACACGTCAGATAATCCTAATCAGCCGGATCAGAAGACAAAACTGAACGACGTACTCGGCTCTAAATCTCAGgagcaacaacaacagcagcagcagcagcagcggcACAATCACATACGCGACTCGACTTACGTTCCCACGAAGAAAGTGGACGTAGATTCGTTTGTCCAATCGTTTCAGTACGACGTTAAGGAAACGATGAGCAATTCGAACGAGCGAACAAACATTTTGAATGCTGACGACACGCacaataattatgtatcttATATCAGCAGCAAGGATAATAAGAAGACGAACACTGTTTCTTCGATAACAAACACCATGGCCAACAGCAACAAATTAACGGCAGTTCAACAAAACGTTGTTCCACGCTACTCACAACAGACGTCGTCCAACTATGGACAGAGTACAATGACGGAAAATCACACCAAGTCCACTACCACCGTTGCTCATAACTCGTCCAACTTTAGCATTACTTCGTGGACGACGCTTTCACCGGTCACTGGCAATAGCGGTGGTGGTAGTGGTGGCGGCGGTGGTGCTGGCGGCAGCAACAACAATTTATTGCACTTTGAACAAGTACAGTCGCATCCGAATGATAACACCGAGGCAAAGACTATTTGTGAGAGTTACAATTACATGCCTTTACACAAGGAGAACGCGAGCTTTCCCAATCAAGTATTGATTAGCGACGATTATCCGACGGTGTCGACTGGAATTGACAAGTTGCGACAAGGAAAGATTGAGCCACAGAAGCAGACTTTTGTCGATACTTCGAAAACTAGAAACGACCCGTCGAAGAGTAGGATGCAGAGTCAGCAAAGCGGTAACGATTACAAATCGTTCACCGATGGTGGTAAAAGCAAGAACAAGTACAGCATGGAGTCGGATTACAATATGCAAAATGAGTATAGCACTGCCATGGGTCAGCAAACTCAGCAGCATGGCCCGAAGAATCATCAGAATCTATCATCCAAACAGGAGAAGATGGTCTACGCCTACGAACCGCATAACTTTGATCTTGCGGAGAATAATGTGCAGATGAAGTACTCAATCGAAGCTTACACTGGTGCGAATTTTAAATACACGGAAAAAACAACCCAACAGCCGAGTCAGCACAAGTACCAGACTCTGGCTCAAGGACAAATTTCTGTGCTATCACATGACaacaacaattataataacaatgacGTAAAACATAatcagcagcagcaacagcaacaacaaTCGCACGGCAACAACAATAGCGGCAATAGCAACAAGTCCAAGGGTAATCAGCATCCGCAACATGCCGTTAAAGCGCCCGTTAACTGGATGATGACGCCGCAGGTGAAACACAACTCTGCAAACATTGCCGATATCATTTTACCACCGATCGGCAAAGAGCTGGAATTTTGTCAAAACAATTTGTTCACCCAGACGCCTACGTACAATCAAGGCACTCCAAatcagttttataataattacgatgCAGCCACCGCTCATAGCTTCCCGAATCTGCCGGTTCTGCAAAGTGATTCAAAGAGATCCGCCGAAACTTTTTATTCCGAGGAACAACAGTTTCCGTGGTCGCCGACGAAAAATAGCGTGCACAATAGCGTCGAACACGTGATTGGCCAGTCATCGATCAAGTGTATCGATCAACATATCGTACCGTCAAGTCTGCAATCTCTGGTGAGTGATCTCGATCTGAGTACCAATCTGACGGAGAAGCAGAATTTTTTGTTCGCCACTGCCACTCCCTCGTCAAGGATCTCCACGGAACAGAGTAAAGACGCGTCCATAAAGGAGAAAGAGGCGAACAGTGTGTCGGGGCGAGATTTGCATGCGATACTGAACACTCAGAATGTGCAACATTCGGCTTCCACCTTTTTATCCGTGAGTCAGTTGGTAGAGCATGAAAAGGCAGAGAAGAGTCATCAGCAGCAGAATCATCAGCAGCATCATCATCACCATCCGCATCAGCATtcgcagcagcaacaacagcagcagcagcagcaacaacaacaacaacaacaacaacaacaacaacaacaacaacaacaacaacaacaagcTAGGAAACATCAGAGGAAGAGCAACACAAGTCCTAGAACGACCAGTAAACGACAAATGGATATTCGCAAGTCTACTACGACCAACGACAACTTGCATCAGAGGCACGAAGAGCAAAAATCTTCCGGACCTGTGTTTACAGAACAGACGTATCAGCAACCGCAACAGCAGCAAAAATATCAGCAGAATAACGTTCATTGGAGAAGCAGGAACTGTAAGAGCAATTATACCGCCGAGGCGCTAATTGGTACCAGCGTTCACGATGCCGGTGGTCATCATCAGGACAAGCACGCGTCGATCAAGTTTACAAGCAATTATCCGCAGAATAAGTTCCAGAATGGTCTGTCTGCCGCCACCGCCGTGGACGCTACGGTGATGCCGATCAATTACTTTTCGAGTGCGCCACCGCCGGACGATGGCACCGCAGCCGGTTACGGTCAATCGGTAGTGAATCAAAACTTTAACACGTACACATACTCGTCCAACTCCGCTAATTCTATATATCCCACTGGCAACTTTATCACCAGTATCTCTACCAACACGTCCAACAGTTATATGGGCATGCAGCTGCACGAGAACACCGCCGATTATAGCGTGCAAGAGGCCAACAGCTTCCTGTTACCAAACATGGGAGGAACAAGCTCGTCCAGCACCGCGAATACGTCTAGTGCGAATACAATTTCCACAACGGCGAATGCTAACGGAAAGAATCATCAGCATTACGGCAAACATCCCAATTGCGACAAACGTTCGTACTCCACTGCCGCGAAAAAGGGCAAACGAAAGAGCGGTCTGGAGGCTACTTCGATGCAGAATCTTGCGGAATTTCCACTAACCGGGATTAATTCTCCTCTAGAAGACTACCATCATCACTCGACAACGTTtttgccgccgccgccgcctccACCGCCACCCCATGCTAATCCCCTTTATCAGAATCATCCGCAAACAAACGTATACGCTAAGACTGTCAATGGTCTTCCACCACCTCCGCCGTCCGCCATGAGTACTCAAGGTGCCGCGGCCGTGGGAGCAACTAGTTTCTCGATGAACTCCAACATGGTGCGCGGAGGAATCGTCTCGAGCAATCCGATGGCCATGCCGCATCATCCCTCCGGCGGCACCAGTCTcaccaattttaatttaagcacGATATTCCCTGAAATGAATGATAAG gtCACCGGATATAAACCTTCGAACGGTATACCATCCGGCCTATCGCAGACCGCGTCCAATCAGACTGCAACCTATACGCAACGAACTAATTATCCGTCGAACTCTCTGTGTCATTTGCCACAGCCATGTTTATAG